Within the Saccharomyces mikatae IFO 1815 strain IFO1815 genome assembly, chromosome: 11 genome, the region AAAGGCATCCCTTATtgacttgaaaaaagatatcCTTTACCCTTATCCTTTGATCTGGAACCTCATCGCGAAATATAGGGGACTACTAAAAACATCTCACGAAGTCCCCACAAATGAAAGtagaaaaacaacaacagaGATTACGTGTCAAACAGAAATTAATAACGTTATGATTTTATAACCTTATTTAAAGTATTAAAAGTACCTTACTCTAATATAAATCATGAATAAGGGTGGTCGGTTCCCACCCCAGAAAAGTCGCAAAAGTCTCCACGTTGAACACCAAAGTTTGTAATTCAAACTCCCACGCACACCAAAATACAGAAAATAGAGTGTGACATAGTTTAGAAAACTGGTGAATAAAAATCCTTAAATGAATTGTCCTCTGATTCTCCTTGCTAGTTGCATGTCCTTCTTCATTATAGTTATCCTTTTCGCGTGCAATGCCAAAAGGTTGGTATGCTCCAATAGACCCACCAAATAGGCTTCACTTGCTTCTTGTAGTGCCATGATCGCCATTGACTGCCAGCGTAAATCTTGATCCTTAGTCGTGAACTCATCCGTAACTTCTTTTACAAGCCTTGCAAAAGgaattttggaaatcaATAAATCCGTGGAACGTTGGTACTTTCGAATTTCGTATAGAGCTAATTCACTTGGACTGtacttcttttcaatacgCTTTAAGCCCTGTTTCCTTtgcttttctcttcttttctgtCTAACGTATCTGTCCAAGGCATACGAATGTGTTCGCGCGGACGTTGATACTTCAGTAGCCACttcagtttcttcttcgttcTCAGTTTCTATCTCCAAATCATCTGCTTGGCCATCATAGTCAGTTTCAAAATCTACGTCATCCTTTGGGTTCTCATATCGTCtcctttcttctcttcttggAAATAGATTCTTTCTTGCTCTTGTCCTTtgcaataatgataatgcACGATCGTTAATGGATTGTTGCTCTCCAACAAGTCTGTTGACATTGCTGAGTGATCTTCCACTTGAATCACTTTGAATAGCAGAATTAGCCCATTGCTGTTTGCTTGACATGATTACGCTACTGGTGCCCTACTTTAATCTGCGGTTTATTGATTATCTGAAGCAACACACGCGctttcatcatcaacttTAGAAGGCAATCTCCAAAACTAGATAGATCGAtagttatatttttcttttgtttacaATTTACTTCCCGCCACTTCGCGACGCAGAGAGATTGAGAAGTAATTCTTCAAACTTCTCGCAAagtagaatttttcaacatgAGACTAACACCCTTTGTTGCCATCTTCAATGGCCATTCATTCATAACTTGtgaatattatttttactaTTACTACAAATGCAATTTTACTTAATTTGCGTGTCCTATACACAgatttatatatgtatgtatacTACCTGTATCTTGGTATATTACTTTGAGAGTATTTAACAGAAATAGGTATCAGCTAATCCAGTCCGCCAAGCATCATTCAGTAGACCCATCTATTCTCATCCGTCCTCTGCAAAGTTTAGATACGTCTTTACATCTTCTACTGTTTCTCGAGTATCGCTTTTAGCTGGATTTATGTATGCTTTGAAGTTCAGAATATTCCCTGAATGTGCGAGCTTCCTGGGCCCTACGCTATTAACTGTATGCCTTTCCTTACTCCCATTTGTTAATGAAAAACTCAGCTTGTTCGGCGAGCTGTTAGTGTGCCCCTTGTTCTGATTCTTTTTGGGAGAGTCTTTTAGCCTTATTACGGCTTTGATAGGGGTTGGGATCTTCAATGACGAATGAGAAGATGAATCGCTTTTTTCAGTCCTCACTTCTGTGTTTTGCTTATaattgttcaaattcatATTATGTAAGCTTTCACTTGACCTGCAAAAGGTATCTAGAAAGTCGGTAACTTGAACCGCTTCCTCCTCTAATGATGAACAATAATCGCTCGAGTCAGGCGAAGACCTGAGAACTGTTGTGGCGAAAGCTTCTTTATCTAGATCCTCATCAGTATGTGACGAGACTGCTGAGTTAATGTTTATAGATCCGAATGTGTTGTCCTTCACTTTTTCTGTgtgttttttcttgcctTTTTTAGTCAGTaatctatcaaaaaatcttcttaCAGGACCTTCGTTTCGTATGTGTATCATATTGGAGGAAAGAGGTTGCTTGGAATTTTTAGAATGCTCTGCCTGATCACACAATAAAATCTTTgccaaattttgaatatcTATACGCAGATTAACGTCCTTCTCTAAAAGTCTCTTAATGACGAAATCGTTCAAAGTGTTACCGTTTATTTTGGAGCTCAACGATAGTTCCATAATCTTGTGGTAAGTTTCGAATTCGTTATCTCCGGAGAATGGTAGCTCGTTGTGTAATAAGCAATAAAGTGTGACCCCCAATGACCAAATATCCAATTTGAAGCCATCCGTCACAAAATCCCTCTTGGAATTGCCCAAATGGCATAGCTCTGGTGCGATAAATGCTGGAGTACCAACAATCTTGTTTAGCTCTCTTTGGAAGCAGTCCGCAAAATTCACATCGGTGAAAGGTAATGATTGAGGAGTAAAAATACAACTTCCAAAGTCAGAAAGTTTTgcaactttttcattttcatccaataaaatattagaTGGTTTGATATCACGATGAACACAGCCTTGAGAATATAAATATTGAAGTCCTTTTGTCATATCCTCCATAATTTTCTCGGCAAATTTAGAAACAGTACAATCTGAAGTTAGAAGTTTTTTCCATTGGGGCAAAATAtcttcattgttttcacGTCTCCACTGTAATTCTCCAAGGTTACACCACTTCGTAACTATCCAAATCGACTCACTAAAAGGAGAATCCAAGCATTCAATTAATTGCACAATATGAGCACTATCTCGAAGCCTTGAGGCGACATATATTTCCCACctacatttttcaatattcatGAGTCTCATCGCCTCATTACCACTCATATTTTTCGTAATTTTACCTTTGCTTTTCCAAAGCTGTATCTGCCTCATGACTTGATTTACTGAAAATTGCTGGGCATTCCAGGGCTTTTTTGGTATGATCTTGACAGCAACTACCTCACCTAAAGTAGAGCTATATGCCTTTCGTACATAACCAAACTGTCCACTTCCAGCTGAGGCCCCTAACGTATATTGATTTATAGTCTTCTTATTTTGTTCACTAGcggttatttttttcacatatGGTCGAATTTCATCTAAGATTATGTCCATATTATCCTCTACAATTGTACTATAAGTAGGTTTCTGTGAAGAAAACGAAGAGCTACATGAAGATGTCTGGCTCGTGGGTGTAACTGGAGGACTATCCGAATCACCCTCTCTCATATACGACTGTATCGATAGTGGTGCCCATTCCGGAATTAACGTCGGTATAAGCTGTCGAGGTGACATTTTCGTACTAACGAATTACTTTAAAACAAGTCTCCCAACAAAATTTATATATGGATAGCTCTGTCACACGTTAGGGATATCATTAGGCATTTTAAACCTGCGTTAATCTACAGAATTAGAAATTATTGTAGTGTTGATTTGTTGCTACCTCATCATCCATCATTACGTGCAAAGTGATATACGCTGTACTTTTTTGGCATTTTGGATAAACGCAGTTTAACTGCCTACTATTGACATCTGACAAATTATCCATTACGTACAACTTTATTATACTTCAAGATATTTAAGCAAGTTGGTTGAAAGGTTATGAATTTGAGAGGTGAGGAACCCACTATAAATCCAAATGCGTTTAGTATATCTAGACTTTTGAACTCTAATCATGAAAAACCAGGAATTGCTTGCATCTTCTTAAGTAAATTTGATGtgaaaaaaggaaatattATAATATGGTCTAAAAGCATCAATGATGCGACATTCGACCTGAACAATATTGAATTCAAATCGCTGCCTGCTGGTATTCACGAGCAAACGGACGATGTTGTTAATTTTGTAGTCCCCAAAACGTTTGGTGCCAATGATACTGCCAAGGAGACAGTTTACGATTACGGTATTGCCTATTTCAAACAGAATTCATTTGatataattgaaaatgataatcAGGTTGATAGAAGTAAAGTCCAAATGTTTTCTCTTGGTGTAATTATCGATGTCCAAGATATGTCATCAGATAGTAAAAAGCAATTTTATAAGGAAATATACCATGCGTACAGTGCCAATAGATATGTAAGTCATCTGAAGGAGTTACTTAGTCAATGGATAAACCAGGAAAATCTTGAtaaatttgatatttttgataattttttcaaggagAATAACCAAGGTCGTATTGCTGAAAATTCAGTAAAAGTCTTTGAGCATTCTCCTCAAGAAAGGAGACATTTGGTTGAGTACTTGTCATATTGGACCAGGAAGTTAGGGCCTCTGATATTTCCACTTTGGAGAGCGAGCCTCCTTCAATTGAGGATATTAATTTTAGTTCCTCAGGGAGAATCGTTTGAGTTATGCAATTCGTTAGCctattgtatttttctaaTATCAATGCTCTCAAAAGACTTGATAGGGAACCATATGAGCGATGACTATATTAAACCTATTTTCACCGTATCAACATCAGATATACCATTTCTAGAGTCATTCAGAAAAGGGAGCGGTTATGTGGCTACCACTGGTGAGGAGATTTTGCTGTATAAACCGGAGATTTACGATATTGTAGTCAAACTTACTTCAAGATCAATTATGGAGGAATTTCCGGGAAAAGACGTGGAAATTATTACCTCATCTGGTGAACATAACAAAGCAACCCCCCTTGATTTAGAAACGTATGAGAAATTCATACTTGGGgaattaaaagaagatgcttcaacaaacttcaaaagtaaaCTTTACGGGGTGACAGAGCCTATATCATGGCTGCAGTTTTTGATCGATGGGCTTTATCTATTGACTACTGCAGGCTATCTAGTGGCACCCTATCACCtgacaaaaaattttaaaatctCGAAGCATGTTTCTGGCCCAGAGCCTAATGATTCGGAAATACAGATCGCTGAAAACATAGTACGTTACTTCCACTTTAGAACATCAAAGTTATACAACATGCTAAAAAGCGTTGTCcaagaaagtgaaaatacTGATTCAGAACAACCAATAACcatttcagcttctttATTAACGAAGTTGAATTTGGATTGCTTTAGCAAACAAGATCATCAATTCATCAAAGATATCACTTATAGATGGTTCCAGAGAAAGGTTGAAATCAGTAATCTCCCAGACTGTTTGAGAAACCTCTGCTGATCACGCAAAAAAAGGAGCTAAAATGACactagaaagaaaatgttatcggaaagaaaaatcatgTATGTCTCTGTaagtatattttatatatgtatatatggTTAATTAATTTACgatttattaataaaaaacattCATCTACTATTGTACTGTTCGTCCAATTTTCTATCAGTTTTGAAacacacacatatatatataaatgatccagttcttttcattttcatttacaTATAGAAAACCTAAAATTTCATCGTCTTTACATCAAAAGACCAACCACAAAGCGCATGCGACAATTGAAATACCAATGACAGCAGTAATGATACCTGCACCTGCTTTTGAACCTTTTGTAATATTCAAAGGTGCCAAATTTGTAGGCCGTGCTTGAGTACCGGCTGCCCCATCACCAACAGAGGAACCGCCATTCTCCGCAGTATATGGAGCGGGTCTATCTAAAGCCCTCGTGTTGACCAGAACCTCCAAAGCCGACATTTGTTCACCTAGACCATACATACCGTCCCATGTACCATTAAACCAATTTAATCCACACGTATGGCCATCAGTACCTCCAGAACATGATTTAGCAGCTGCAATTGCCGATGTATTCAACCAGGACATGATTTGATGCCTAGTTTCTGGTACCAATTGTGCAGTTACACCTAAGAAACGTGCAAAATATGCTTTGAAGGAACGTTGATCTGTATTACAGGAATTTGGACCTTGACAAGCAGCCTCATACACAATGCCATCGTGGAAAAAAACTTGAGAAGCGTTCAAAAACTCCTTCGTTCTTGTGTGCCAGAGATCAGATCCCGTGAAGTTGTAAAGATAGGCAGAGCCAGCCAATAACAAACCTTGATTATATGTCCATTGGTATGAGGTTACTTTGGTACAATTATCATCGATACTGACACCATCGTAAACATACTTGTAGGTACCATTAGATATCAGGTCTACGCCGACCATCCACTCGTAAACCTTTTCTGCCCAGTCAACATACGTTTGGTTACCTGTGTATCTTGCCAGTCTCGCGGCTATATGAAATAAGGCACCATTGGATACTGTATTCTTGTAATCATAACCAGAGTTCCACACGAAAATTTGCCATCTCAAACCACCACCACAAGAATCTGCATCCCAACGCAAAGCCATTGTATTGAAAACAGCTTGGGCCAAATACAACCATTGAGGATCATCTTCAGGAGGATTAGTGAAATTCCTCTCGGCGGCAGTCATTGCAGCAATACCCCAAAAGGCTTGATCATCATTACCTTCTGTGGTAGATTGATTCAGTGGAATGTAgtcattatcatcaccGGCTTGATGTATCATAGCAGCTataatttcatcattataaGTATCATTATCCATGAAAAACCAGTAATCCAACATACAGCCCCAGGCACCACCGGCTTCCCACCAATAGTATGGATCTGAAAACATACCGATTGTCTTACCATACTGATTTCCTGTGTAATAATCCATCAAACCGTAAGCGACCAGTGATGTAGCATTTTGTAAAGACTCGTAGTTGTCTAAATCCAATTCGACGGCATTTGTAAATCTCGTCGCGAAGAGTACGCTCAGGAACCCTATAACTTTGTTCATTaacattatatatatttttacttcCCAGAATaaccaaaaaagaaggaaaaatcagaaaaaaatataataatgaatAATTATTGTCCTCACTGATGGTATATTTGTAGAATGATCTCCGTTGTGTAATCACTATTTCGTCTTCTGAAATTAAAGCCCCTCTTTACTAAAATCACTTCGTTTCGCAAAACTACTGAGTTACTGACAGAATGTGGGTATCAAATGAGCAAAcgtgaaaaaagaaagatgaCCCCAGTATTTAGAGTAGTTGCTACAATCTTTATGAAATCAGTACTTTCCTTCCATCTgcagttttctttctatatGTACGAAATTAAATCGCGCCCGTTTGAGGCGCGAAACCGGGTGATGGGATAAAGATGCTATGAATAGAGTATACGttatatatagatatatatatatatatatatatatacaccTATAGAACCTGCTGTACAATACACACGTGGTGCAGCACTTCAAGCAAGATAATCGAGCTTTTAGAGTTACAATGACTGGTTTATCATGTCTGCGCGTAGACTAGAATGCGTCAATCACTAAGAGGACTGGCGCACAGCATGAGATCGTTCCTATTTCTAGAATTATTGTAAAGATATTGGCGTTAGTTCACCACAAGTAGTAGTCTTGGTTTAGTTTTTGTTGCAATGTTAATTTACTTATCCGCTAAGGTGCACGCCTTGTACTTATTAAAAGTTAGCGCTATTTGAAATTACGCGTCGCGAGGAGGTCGCGTAAACTCGATATTAGTATTCTACAATCATTGTGAAATAAATATTTCAACCTACATTTATTCTCTTTATACAGCTTTGGGAGTACTGGTACCTACTCGACTGAAACAAAATACTGACGGTGATTAAAAGCGAATAAAGGAGATATGTTCAGGcaatcaaaaagaagaatcgcctcaagaaagaattttggCTCATACGATGATGTCATCAAGAGCGAACTGGGTATGGGAAACGCAAATGCAACAAATCAGGTCATCTTATATCCTAAGTCctctgaagaagaaaaaagactTTATAGCAAGTTACACGAGTCGAAATTATCGTTCTACGATTTACCACCACAGGGGGAAATAACGTTGGAACAATTTGAGATCTGGGCAATCGATCGTCTCAAAATTCTGTTGGAAATTGAATCttgtttttcaagaaacaaATCCATCAAAGAAATCGAAACCATAATCAAGCCGCAGTTCCAAAAACTACTGCCTTTTAACACAGAGAGTTTAGAAGACAGAAAAAAGGATTACTACTCTCATTTCATTCTAAGATTATGTTTTTGTCGTTCCAAGGAACTACGGGAAAAGTTCGTCAGAGCTGAAACATTCCTGTTCAAGATTAGATTCAATATGCTAACCTCCACCGACCAAACAAAATTTGTTCAATCCTTGAACCTTCCTCTACTGCAATTCATATCTAACGAGGAAAAGACCGAACTTTCACATCAGTTGTACCAAACAATTTCGGCGTCTTTGCAGTTTCAACTAAACTTGAATGAAGAacatcaaagaaaacaatatttccaacaagaaaaattcataaaATTGCCTTTTGAAAACGTGATAGAACTAGTCGGGAATCGATTGGTTTACTTGAAGGACGGTTATGCTTATTTGCCACAATTTCAGCAATTGAATTTGCTTTCGAATGAATTTGCTAACAGATTGAGCCAAGAGTTACTAAGAACGTACCAATATTTACCAAGGCTGAATGAAGATGACAGGCTGCTACCAATTTTAAGCCATCTATCATCAGGATACACCATTGCCGATTTCAACCAGCAAAAGTCGAATCAGTTCGGTGAAAATGTAGATGACGAAATCAATGCCCAAAGTGTCTGGTCCGAGGAAATCAGCTCAAACTATCCGCTATGtatcaaaaacttgatGGAAGGCCTTAAGAAGAACAATCATCTAAGGTACTATGGTAGACAACAACTAAGTCTGTTCTTGAAAGGTATCGGGTTAAGTGCTGATGAGGCTATGAAGTTTTGGTCTGAGGCTTTTAcaagaaatggaaacaTGACGATGGAGAAGTTTAATAAAGAGTACCGCTACAGTTTTAGGCACAATTATGGTCTGGAAGGTAATAGAATCAATTACAAACCATGGGACTGTCATACTATTCTTTCCAAGCCTAGGCCTGGGCGTGGAGATTATCACGGGTGCCCCTTCCGTGATTGGAGTCACGAGAGGCTATCTGCGGAATTGCGTTCCATGAAGTTGACCCAAGCGCAAATCATCAGCGTTCTCGATTCCTGCCAAAAGGGTGAATACACAATTGCTTGCACTAAAGTATTTGAAATGACACACAATTCTGCTTCAGCAGATTTGGAAATTGGCGAGCAAACACATATCGCACATCCTAACCTATACTTTGAAAGGTCAAGGCAACTGCAAAAGAAGCAGCAGAAGctggaaaaggaaaatctTTCTAATAATGGCAATCATT harbors:
- the CSE4 gene encoding centromeric DNA-binding histone H3-like protein CSE4 (similar to Saccharomyces cerevisiae CSE4 (YKL049C); ancestral locus Anc_2.592) — encoded protein: MSSKQQWANSAIQSDSSGRSLSNVNRLVGEQQSINDRALSLLQRTRARKNLFPRREERRRYENPKDDVDFETDYDGQADDLEIETENEEETEVATEVSTSARTHSYALDRYVRQKRREKQRKQGLKRIEKKYSPSELALYEIRKYQRSTDLLISKIPFARLVKEVTDEFTTKDQDLRWQSMAIMALQEASEAYLVGLLEHTNLLALHAKRITIMKKDMQLARRIRGQFI
- the DCW1 gene encoding putative mannan endo-1,6-alpha-mannosidase (similar to Saccharomyces cerevisiae DCW1 (YKL046C); ancestral locus Anc_2.570) → MLMNKVIGFLSVLFATRFTNAVELDLDNYESLQNATSLVAYGLMDYYTGNQYGKTIGMFSDPYYWWEAGGAWGCMLDYWFFMDNDTYNDEIIAAMIHQAGDDNDYIPLNQSTTEGNDDQAFWGIAAMTAAERNFTNPPEDDPQWLYLAQAVFNTMALRWDADSCGGGLRWQIFVWNSGYDYKNTVSNGALFHIAARLARYTGNQTYVDWAEKVYEWMVGVDLISNGTYKYVYDGVSIDDNCTKVTSYQWTYNQGLLLAGSAYLYNFTGSDLWHTRTKEFLNASQVFFHDGIVYEAACQGPNSCNTDQRSFKAYFARFLGVTAQLVPETRHQIMSWLNTSAIAAAKSCSGGTDGHTCGLNWFNGTWDGMYGLGEQMSALEVLVNTRALDRPAPYTAENGGSSVGDGAAGTQARPTNLAPLNITKGSKAGAGIITAVIGISIVACALWLVF
- the ANR2 gene encoding Anr2p (similar to Saccharomyces cerevisiae YKL047W; ancestral locus Anc_2.571), producing MNLRGEEPTINPNAFSISRLLNSNHEKPGIACIFLSKFDVKKGNIIIWSKSINDATFDLNNIEFKSLPAGIHEQTDDVVNFVVPKTFGANDTAKETVYDYGIAYFKQNSFDIIENDNQVDRSKVQMFSLGVIIDVQDMSSDSKKQFYKEIYHAYSANRYVSHLKELLSQWINQENLDKFDIFDNFFKENNQGRIAENSVKVFEHSPQERRHLVEYLSYWTRKLGPLIFPLWRASLLQLRILILVPQGESFELCNSLAYCIFLISMLSKDLIGNHMSDDYIKPIFTVSTSDIPFLESFRKGSGYVATTGEEILLYKPEIYDIVVKLTSRSIMEEFPGKDVEIITSSGEHNKATPLDLETYEKFILGELKEDASTNFKSKLYGVTEPISWLQFLIDGLYLLTTAGYLVAPYHLTKNFKISKHVSGPEPNDSEIQIAENIVRYFHFRTSKLYNMLKSVVQESENTDSEQPITISASLLTKLNLDCFSKQDHQFIKDITYRWFQRKVEISNLPDCLRNLC
- the PRI2 gene encoding DNA primase subunit PRI2 (similar to Saccharomyces cerevisiae PRI2 (YKL045W); ancestral locus Anc_2.566), which translates into the protein MFRQSKRRIASRKNFGSYDDVIKSELGMGNANATNQVILYPKSSEEEKRLYSKLHESKLSFYDLPPQGEITLEQFEIWAIDRLKILLEIESCFSRNKSIKEIETIIKPQFQKLLPFNTESLEDRKKDYYSHFILRLCFCRSKELREKFVRAETFLFKIRFNMLTSTDQTKFVQSLNLPLLQFISNEEKTELSHQLYQTISASLQFQLNLNEEHQRKQYFQQEKFIKLPFENVIELVGNRLVYLKDGYAYLPQFQQLNLLSNEFANRLSQELLRTYQYLPRLNEDDRLLPILSHLSSGYTIADFNQQKSNQFGENVDDEINAQSVWSEEISSNYPLCIKNLMEGLKKNNHLRYYGRQQLSLFLKGIGLSADEAMKFWSEAFTRNGNMTMEKFNKEYRYSFRHNYGLEGNRINYKPWDCHTILSKPRPGRGDYHGCPFRDWSHERLSAELRSMKLTQAQIISVLDSCQKGEYTIACTKVFEMTHNSASADLEIGEQTHIAHPNLYFERSRQLQKKQQKLEKENLSNNGNH
- the ELM1 gene encoding serine/threonine protein kinase ELM1 (similar to Saccharomyces cerevisiae ELM1 (YKL048C); ancestral locus Anc_2.597) encodes the protein MSPRQLIPTLIPEWAPLSIQSYMREGDSDSPPVTPTSQTSSCSSSFSSQKPTYSTIVEDNMDIILDEIRPYVKKITASEQNKKTINQYTLGASAGSGQFGYVRKAYSSTLGEVVAVKIIPKKPWNAQQFSVNQVMRQIQLWKSKGKITKNMSGNEAMRLMNIEKCRWEIYVASRLRDSAHIVQLIECLDSPFSESIWIVTKWCNLGELQWRRENNEDILPQWKKLLTSDCTVSKFAEKIMEDMTKGLQYLYSQGCVHRDIKPSNILLDENEKVAKLSDFGSCIFTPQSLPFTDVNFADCFQRELNKIVGTPAFIAPELCHLGNSKRDFVTDGFKLDIWSLGVTLYCLLHNELPFSGDNEFETYHKIMELSLSSKINGNTLNDFVIKRLLEKDVNLRIDIQNLAKILLCDQAEHSKNSKQPLSSNMIHIRNEGPVRRFFDRLLTKKGKKKHTEKVKDNTFGSININSAVSSHTDEDLDKEAFATTVLRSSPDSSDYCSSLEEEAVQVTDFLDTFCRSSESLHNMNLNNYKQNTEVRTEKSDSSSHSSLKIPTPIKAVIRLKDSPKKNQNKGHTNSSPNKLSFSLTNGSKERHTVNSVGPRKLAHSGNILNFKAYINPAKSDTRETVEDVKTYLNFAEDG